In a genomic window of Drosophila takahashii strain IR98-3 E-12201 chromosome 3L, DtakHiC1v2, whole genome shotgun sequence:
- the LOC138911812 gene encoding WD repeat domain phosphoinositide-interacting protein 2-like isoform X2, translating into MMSLLGRPDVDAGEVFVNFNQNITSLAVATSGGYSLYSLGSVDSTLDKIYHTKSDELFLIERLFESSLVAIVSQRAPRKLKVCHFKKQSEICNYSYANTILAVKLNRERLIVCLEESLYIHNIQDMKVVHTIRDTPCNPQGLCALSSSSEHCYLAYPGSVTAGEVQIFDAINLHAKTMIPAHDTPLAALAFSPSGTEIATASERGTVIRVFSSQDGSRLFELRRGLKRCVSIVSLSFSTCAEYLVSSSNTETVHIFRLDRSATETAEGHGGKQSSDDWMGFLSKTVTSYLPTQVTDVFSQGRAFASVTLPEAGVRRMCAITTIQKQLRLLIASQDGYLYVYSIPTVEGAESQLIKRHDLRLEDHYAMDIKVDSPQTLGLNSGVSIGGAAGVPPGGAGAGAATGGATGGGSDGKAAAPLSGGGGGDKPGGSYASAVKGDEPAGPSSASSA; encoded by the exons ATGATGAGCCTGCTCGGGCGCCCCGATGTGGATGCGGGCGAAGTGTTCGTCAACTTCAACCAGAACATAAC TTCCCTGGCCGTGGCCACCAGTGGCGGCTACAGCCTGTACAGCCTGGGCTCCGTGGACTCGACGCTGGACAAAATCTACCACACGAAGAGCGACGAGCTCTTCCTCATCGAGCGTCTGTTCGAGAGTTCCCTGGTGGCCATAGTTTCGCAGCGGGCGCCTCGCAAGCTGAAGGTGTGCCACTTCAAGAAGCAGAGCGAGATCTGCAACTACTCGTATGCGAACACAATTCTGGCGGTCAAGCTCAATCGCGAGCGATTGATTGTGTGCCTGGAGGAATCGCTGTACATTCACAATATCCAGGACATGAAGGTGGTGCACACCATTCGCGACACGCCGTGCAATCCGCAGGGCCTGTGCGccctctcctcctcctcggagcACTGCTATTTGGCCTATCCGGGCAGCGTAACCGCCGGCGAGGTTCAGATCTTCGATGCCATCAACTTGCACGCCAAGACCATGATTCCCGCTCACGACACACCGCTGGCGGCCCTGGCCTTCAGTCCCTCGGGCACGGAGATCGCCACGGCCAGCGAGAGGGGCACGGTGATCCGGGTATTTAGCTCCCAGGATGGCAGCAGGCTCTTTGAATTGCGACGCGGACTCAAGCGCTGTGTGTCCATCGTTTCGCTGTCGTTCAGCACGTGCGCCGAGTATCTGGTATCCAGCTCCAACACGGAGACGGTGCACATCTTCCGGCTGGATCGCAGTGCCACAGAGACGGCCGAGGGGCATGGCGGCAAGCAGTCGAGCGACGACTGGATGGG ATTCTTGAGCAAAACGGTCACCAGCTACCTGCCCACGCAGGTGACCGACGTGTTTAGCCAAGGTCGGGCCTTCGCCTCGGTCACTTTGCCGGAGGCGGGAGTGCGCAGGATGTGCGCCATAACCACGATACAGAAGCAGCTAAG ACTGCTGATTGCCTCGCAGGATGGGTACTTGTACGTGTACTCCATTCCCACCGTCGAGGGCGCCGAGAGCCAGCTGATAAAGAGGCACGACCTGCGGCTGGAGGACCACTACGCCATGGATATCAAAG TTGATTCACCTCAAACTCTAGGCCTGAACAGTGGCGTGAGCATCGGCGGAGCAGCCGGCGTTCCGCCCGGTGGTGCAGGTGCAGGTGCTGCTACAGGCGGAGCAACCGGCGGCGGAAGTGATGGCAAGGCGGCGGCTCCTCTTTCCGGTGGCGGTGGCGGGGACAAACCAGGCGGCTCCTATGCGTCGGCCGTGAAGGGGGACGAGCCCGCCGGtccctcctccgcctcctccgcttAG
- the LOC138911812 gene encoding WD repeat domain phosphoinositide-interacting protein 2-like isoform X5 — MMSLLGRPDVDAGEVFVNFNQNITSLAVATSGGYSLYSLGSVDSTLDKIYHTKSDELFLIERLFESSLVAIVSQRAPRKLKVCHFKKQSEICNYSYANTILAVKLNRERLIVCLEESLYIHNIQDMKVVHTIRDTPCNPQGLCALSSSSEHCYLAYPGSVTAGEVQIFDAINLHAKTMIPAHDTPLAALAFSPSGTEIATASERGTVIRVFSSQDGSRLFELRRGLKRCVSIVSLSFSTCAEYLVSSSNTETVHIFRLDRSATETAEGHGGKQSSDDWMGYSFFRFLSKTVTSYLPTQVTDVFSQGRAFASVTLPEAGVRRMCAITTIQKQLRLLIASQDGYLYVYSIPTVEGAESQLIKRHDLRLEDHYAMDIKGA; from the exons ATGATGAGCCTGCTCGGGCGCCCCGATGTGGATGCGGGCGAAGTGTTCGTCAACTTCAACCAGAACATAAC TTCCCTGGCCGTGGCCACCAGTGGCGGCTACAGCCTGTACAGCCTGGGCTCCGTGGACTCGACGCTGGACAAAATCTACCACACGAAGAGCGACGAGCTCTTCCTCATCGAGCGTCTGTTCGAGAGTTCCCTGGTGGCCATAGTTTCGCAGCGGGCGCCTCGCAAGCTGAAGGTGTGCCACTTCAAGAAGCAGAGCGAGATCTGCAACTACTCGTATGCGAACACAATTCTGGCGGTCAAGCTCAATCGCGAGCGATTGATTGTGTGCCTGGAGGAATCGCTGTACATTCACAATATCCAGGACATGAAGGTGGTGCACACCATTCGCGACACGCCGTGCAATCCGCAGGGCCTGTGCGccctctcctcctcctcggagcACTGCTATTTGGCCTATCCGGGCAGCGTAACCGCCGGCGAGGTTCAGATCTTCGATGCCATCAACTTGCACGCCAAGACCATGATTCCCGCTCACGACACACCGCTGGCGGCCCTGGCCTTCAGTCCCTCGGGCACGGAGATCGCCACGGCCAGCGAGAGGGGCACGGTGATCCGGGTATTTAGCTCCCAGGATGGCAGCAGGCTCTTTGAATTGCGACGCGGACTCAAGCGCTGTGTGTCCATCGTTTCGCTGTCGTTCAGCACGTGCGCCGAGTATCTGGTATCCAGCTCCAACACGGAGACGGTGCACATCTTCCGGCTGGATCGCAGTGCCACAGAGACGGCCGAGGGGCATGGCGGCAAGCAGTCGAGCGACGACTGGATGGG TTACTCGTTTTTTAGATTCTTGAGCAAAACGGTCACCAGCTACCTGCCCACGCAGGTGACCGACGTGTTTAGCCAAGGTCGGGCCTTCGCCTCGGTCACTTTGCCGGAGGCGGGAGTGCGCAGGATGTGCGCCATAACCACGATACAGAAGCAGCTAAG ACTGCTGATTGCCTCGCAGGATGGGTACTTGTACGTGTACTCCATTCCCACCGTCGAGGGCGCCGAGAGCCAGCTGATAAAGAGGCACGACCTGCGGCTGGAGGACCACTACGCCATGGATATCAAAGGTGCTTAA
- the LOC138911812 gene encoding WD repeat domain phosphoinositide-interacting protein 2-like isoform X1: MMSLLGRPDVDAGEVFVNFNQNITSLAVATSGGYSLYSLGSVDSTLDKIYHTKSDELFLIERLFESSLVAIVSQRAPRKLKVCHFKKQSEICNYSYANTILAVKLNRERLIVCLEESLYIHNIQDMKVVHTIRDTPCNPQGLCALSSSSEHCYLAYPGSVTAGEVQIFDAINLHAKTMIPAHDTPLAALAFSPSGTEIATASERGTVIRVFSSQDGSRLFELRRGLKRCVSIVSLSFSTCAEYLVSSSNTETVHIFRLDRSATETAEGHGGKQSSDDWMGYSFFRFLSKTVTSYLPTQVTDVFSQGRAFASVTLPEAGVRRMCAITTIQKQLRLLIASQDGYLYVYSIPTVEGAESQLIKRHDLRLEDHYAMDIKVDSPQTLGLNSGVSIGGAAGVPPGGAGAGAATGGATGGGSDGKAAAPLSGGGGGDKPGGSYASAVKGDEPAGPSSASSA; encoded by the exons ATGATGAGCCTGCTCGGGCGCCCCGATGTGGATGCGGGCGAAGTGTTCGTCAACTTCAACCAGAACATAAC TTCCCTGGCCGTGGCCACCAGTGGCGGCTACAGCCTGTACAGCCTGGGCTCCGTGGACTCGACGCTGGACAAAATCTACCACACGAAGAGCGACGAGCTCTTCCTCATCGAGCGTCTGTTCGAGAGTTCCCTGGTGGCCATAGTTTCGCAGCGGGCGCCTCGCAAGCTGAAGGTGTGCCACTTCAAGAAGCAGAGCGAGATCTGCAACTACTCGTATGCGAACACAATTCTGGCGGTCAAGCTCAATCGCGAGCGATTGATTGTGTGCCTGGAGGAATCGCTGTACATTCACAATATCCAGGACATGAAGGTGGTGCACACCATTCGCGACACGCCGTGCAATCCGCAGGGCCTGTGCGccctctcctcctcctcggagcACTGCTATTTGGCCTATCCGGGCAGCGTAACCGCCGGCGAGGTTCAGATCTTCGATGCCATCAACTTGCACGCCAAGACCATGATTCCCGCTCACGACACACCGCTGGCGGCCCTGGCCTTCAGTCCCTCGGGCACGGAGATCGCCACGGCCAGCGAGAGGGGCACGGTGATCCGGGTATTTAGCTCCCAGGATGGCAGCAGGCTCTTTGAATTGCGACGCGGACTCAAGCGCTGTGTGTCCATCGTTTCGCTGTCGTTCAGCACGTGCGCCGAGTATCTGGTATCCAGCTCCAACACGGAGACGGTGCACATCTTCCGGCTGGATCGCAGTGCCACAGAGACGGCCGAGGGGCATGGCGGCAAGCAGTCGAGCGACGACTGGATGGG TTACTCGTTTTTTAGATTCTTGAGCAAAACGGTCACCAGCTACCTGCCCACGCAGGTGACCGACGTGTTTAGCCAAGGTCGGGCCTTCGCCTCGGTCACTTTGCCGGAGGCGGGAGTGCGCAGGATGTGCGCCATAACCACGATACAGAAGCAGCTAAG ACTGCTGATTGCCTCGCAGGATGGGTACTTGTACGTGTACTCCATTCCCACCGTCGAGGGCGCCGAGAGCCAGCTGATAAAGAGGCACGACCTGCGGCTGGAGGACCACTACGCCATGGATATCAAAG TTGATTCACCTCAAACTCTAGGCCTGAACAGTGGCGTGAGCATCGGCGGAGCAGCCGGCGTTCCGCCCGGTGGTGCAGGTGCAGGTGCTGCTACAGGCGGAGCAACCGGCGGCGGAAGTGATGGCAAGGCGGCGGCTCCTCTTTCCGGTGGCGGTGGCGGGGACAAACCAGGCGGCTCCTATGCGTCGGCCGTGAAGGGGGACGAGCCCGCCGGtccctcctccgcctcctccgcttAG
- the LOC138911812 gene encoding WD repeat domain phosphoinositide-interacting protein 2-like isoform X3, which translates to MMSLLGRPDVDAGEVFVNFNQNITSLAVATSGGYSLYSLGSVDSTLDKIYHTKSDELFLIERLFESSLVAIVSQRAPRKLKVCHFKKQSEICNYSYANTILAVKLNRERLIVCLEESLYIHNIQDMKVVHTIRDTPCNPQGLCALSSSSEHCYLAYPGSVTAGEVQIFDAINLHAKTMIPAHDTPLAALAFSPSGTEIATASERGTVIRVFSSQDGSRLFELRRGLKRCVSIVSLSFSTCAEYLVSSSNTETVHIFRLDRSATETAEGHGGKQSSDDWMGYSFFRFLSKTVTSYLPTQVTDVFSQGRAFASVTLPEAGVRRMCAITTIQKQLRLLIASQDGYLYVYSIPTVEGAESQLIKRHDLRLEDHYAMDIKGLNSGVSIGGAAGVPPGGAGAGAATGGATGGGSDGKAAAPLSGGGGGDKPGGSYASAVKGDEPAGPSSASSA; encoded by the exons ATGATGAGCCTGCTCGGGCGCCCCGATGTGGATGCGGGCGAAGTGTTCGTCAACTTCAACCAGAACATAAC TTCCCTGGCCGTGGCCACCAGTGGCGGCTACAGCCTGTACAGCCTGGGCTCCGTGGACTCGACGCTGGACAAAATCTACCACACGAAGAGCGACGAGCTCTTCCTCATCGAGCGTCTGTTCGAGAGTTCCCTGGTGGCCATAGTTTCGCAGCGGGCGCCTCGCAAGCTGAAGGTGTGCCACTTCAAGAAGCAGAGCGAGATCTGCAACTACTCGTATGCGAACACAATTCTGGCGGTCAAGCTCAATCGCGAGCGATTGATTGTGTGCCTGGAGGAATCGCTGTACATTCACAATATCCAGGACATGAAGGTGGTGCACACCATTCGCGACACGCCGTGCAATCCGCAGGGCCTGTGCGccctctcctcctcctcggagcACTGCTATTTGGCCTATCCGGGCAGCGTAACCGCCGGCGAGGTTCAGATCTTCGATGCCATCAACTTGCACGCCAAGACCATGATTCCCGCTCACGACACACCGCTGGCGGCCCTGGCCTTCAGTCCCTCGGGCACGGAGATCGCCACGGCCAGCGAGAGGGGCACGGTGATCCGGGTATTTAGCTCCCAGGATGGCAGCAGGCTCTTTGAATTGCGACGCGGACTCAAGCGCTGTGTGTCCATCGTTTCGCTGTCGTTCAGCACGTGCGCCGAGTATCTGGTATCCAGCTCCAACACGGAGACGGTGCACATCTTCCGGCTGGATCGCAGTGCCACAGAGACGGCCGAGGGGCATGGCGGCAAGCAGTCGAGCGACGACTGGATGGG TTACTCGTTTTTTAGATTCTTGAGCAAAACGGTCACCAGCTACCTGCCCACGCAGGTGACCGACGTGTTTAGCCAAGGTCGGGCCTTCGCCTCGGTCACTTTGCCGGAGGCGGGAGTGCGCAGGATGTGCGCCATAACCACGATACAGAAGCAGCTAAG ACTGCTGATTGCCTCGCAGGATGGGTACTTGTACGTGTACTCCATTCCCACCGTCGAGGGCGCCGAGAGCCAGCTGATAAAGAGGCACGACCTGCGGCTGGAGGACCACTACGCCATGGATATCAAAG GCCTGAACAGTGGCGTGAGCATCGGCGGAGCAGCCGGCGTTCCGCCCGGTGGTGCAGGTGCAGGTGCTGCTACAGGCGGAGCAACCGGCGGCGGAAGTGATGGCAAGGCGGCGGCTCCTCTTTCCGGTGGCGGTGGCGGGGACAAACCAGGCGGCTCCTATGCGTCGGCCGTGAAGGGGGACGAGCCCGCCGGtccctcctccgcctcctccgcttAG
- the LOC138912831 gene encoding LOW QUALITY PROTEIN: mediator of RNA polymerase II transcription subunit 24-like (The sequence of the model RefSeq protein was modified relative to this genomic sequence to represent the inferred CDS: inserted 1 base in 1 codon) produces the protein MKENNKILQLIYVAWRERWSDSQWGINIKKVLPRGVSGDVYNLADCLMQQALIGSTANPLVLNYLKHSLCAHLVSHAAVLRCIAKYDKLERVYCITALLEFLASIVDGVTCRIKSEEAVLPSAVVHLVYWLLQIFARTVQHYELYGEISAEQSYMLDQTCVVIERLSQQQFLLSMLFVGCHEELEICGRIRDKYSSIKGSLTNSNFTLNSPSVEQQLQQLAYIEAKHLDMQPLNAPPTLEKISCCVQPLLAVEVLLNPCKDTSYYVAELQMLQRLKRYSNTRLFYEIIRAGFLTLSNVADTSPDTMWGAFMFFKMPHIIKQLHALQRIPGEQPPPADYIPELVEALELLIEDNLLLDFMDTKCSCNMIEFLLNDWTKQQLVNDVHVKKFASQREAASQLLKKCDNGQQTPSNINFIKRAEVPLSGVLKTLCTNKVQDMVNVLCQVPVGNSFELILSVATVEGRLKTFVSRLIQCNENSKPVPGELGKLCVIRSTLFDVSFLMLTSIVQTYGSDVVLSERGDSFFEKWVRECMVERNKLKNPRQILALCDDSIVDELLLSFSKPETAQLKPSSLSWQETCLNLPGVLHHVLIAWEQETLSSADVKSILDNIKRRLFSFSVCATSFLCAYMYSVKETELLKPLNMIQQFLAPLTSEELSSQENAKERLALSYQIIRKMQHDVHPAPSTKSRLISHSPLVEQFREVWRTVIDAGHLPVRAAQSLESLLLAGGAAWLSTQLXEQLLACKYTRDMSRTMDVVFAVMHLDIEKTTEALLQYVVAPLILRRQGEDINEPQSLVLARLCVYCIISCLEARKGNASSALTAMKKRSRSHDEEELAANAAKVRKVIGDGSDNSSDFTDTSTAGAGFGGLLGSTSATELRTTPLTLKEPLQTSVQHIFGVFVQFVSGDELSPKAVFVYQFISLLVECGGERVAPVLRLLPTSLVQQLLKVLVTDDIRVGLISRLYDLRLQAGRQSAVADLCLWRNMQMARHSIHL, from the exons ATGAAGGAGAACAACAAGATCCTCCAGCTCATCTATGTGGCGTGGCGCGAGCGCTGGTCGGACTCCCAGTGGGGCATCAACATAAAGAAG GTGCTGCCCAGGGGAGTCAGTGGAGATGTGTACAATCTGGCGGACTGTCTGATGCAGCAGGCGCTCATTGGCTCAACAGCAAATCCG TTGGTTCTCAATTACCTGAAGCACTCTTTATGCGCCCATCTCGTCTCGCATGCCGCTGTCCTTCGCTGCATTGCTAAATATGACAAATTGGAGCGTGTTTATTGCATCACAGCGCTCCTGGAGTTCCTGGCCAGCATTGTGGATGGAGTTACCTGCCG CATAAAATCCGAGGAAGCTGTGCTGCCGAGCGCCGTGGTCCACCTGGTCTACTGGCTGCTCCAAATCTTTGCCAGAACTGTTCAGCATTACGAACTTTACGGGGAGATTAGCGCCGAGCAATCGTACATGCTGGACCAGACCTGCGTTGTGATCGAGCGCCTGAGTCAGCAGCAGTTCCTGCTCTCCATGCTGTTTGTGGGTTGCCACGAGGAGCTCGAAATATGCGGACGGATTCGGGATAAGTACTCCAGCATCAAGGGATCGTTGACCAACTCCAATTTCACGCTAAACTCGCCAAGCGTAGAACAGCAACTCCAGCAATTGGCCTACATTGAGGCCAAGCATTTGGATATGCAGCCACTGAATGCGCCGCCAACGCTGGAGAAGATCTCGTGCTGTGTGCAGCCGCTGCTGGCGGTGGAAGTGTTGCTGAACCCTTGCAAGGACACCAGCTACTACGTGGCCGAGTTGCAGATGCTGCAGCGGTTGAAGAGGTACTCCAATACACGCCTTTTCTACGAAATCATTCGTGCCGGCTTCCTCACGCTGAGCAATGTGGCCGATACTAGTCCGGATACCATGTGGGGTGCCTTCATGTTCTTCAAGATGCCGCACATCATCAAGCAGCTGCACGCACTGCAGCGGATACCCGGCGAGCAGCCACCGCCGGCGGATTACATTCCCGAATTGGTGGAGGCCCTGGAGCTGCTCATCGAGGACAACCTGCTGCTGGACTTCATGGACACCAAGTGCTCGTGCAATATGATCGAGTTCCTGCTGAACGACTGGACCAAGCAGCAGCTGGTCAATGATGTGCATGTCAAGAAGTTCGCCAGTCAGAG AGAAGCCGCCTCTCAGTTGCtgaaaaaatgcgataatggCCAGCAGACACCCTCCAACATCAACTTCATCAAGCGGGCAGAGGTTCCGCTCTCCGGAGTGCTAAAGACGCTGTGCACCAACAAGGTGCAAGACATGGTGAACGTTCTCTGCCAGGTGCCAGTGGGCAACAGCTTCGAGTTGATTCTCTCGGTGGCCACAGTGGAAGGACGCCTCAAGACCTTCGTTTCCCGCCTGATTCAGTGCAATGAGAACTCCAAGCCTGTTCCCGGCGAGCTGGGCAAGTTGTGCGTCATCCGTTCAACACTTTTCGATGTCTCTTTTCTCATGTTGACCAGCATTGTGCAGACCTACGGATCAGAT GTCGTTTTATCCGAGCGCGGTGACTCCTTCTTTGAGAAATGGGTGCGCGAGTGCATGGTGGAGCGCAACAAGCTTAAGAATCCCCGCCAAATTCTCGCCCTCTGCGACGACAGTATTGTGGATGAGCtgctgctcagtttcagcaaaCCGGAGACAGCCCAACTGAAGCCAAGCAGCCTGAGTTGGCAGGAGACCTGCCTGAATCTCCCGGGTGTCCTTCATCACGTGCTCATCGCCTGGGAGCAGGAGACGCTCTCCTCGGCGGATGTTAAGAGTATTCTGGACAACATAAAGCGGCGACTTTTCAGCTTCTCTGTTTGCGCCACCAGTTTCCTGTGTGCCTACATGTATTCGGTCAAGGAGACGGAGCTTCTGAAGCCGCTGAACATGATTCAGCAGTTCCTGGCGCCGTTGACCAGCGAGGAGCTGTCCAGCCAGGAAAACGCCAAGGAGCGGTTAGCTTTGTCTTATCAGATTATTAGGAAAATGCAACACGATGTGCATCCAGCTCCGAGCACAAAATCCCGCCTGATTTCACACTCCCCGCTGGTCGAGCAGTTCCGCGAGGTGTGGCGCACTGTGATCGATGCCGGTCACCTGCCCGTTCGCGCCGCCCAGTCACTCGAGTCCCTGCTGCTGGCCGGCGGAGCGGCGTGGCTGTCCACGCAGC GGGAGCAGCTGCTGGCCTGCAAGTACACCAGGGATATGTCGCGAACGATGGATGTGGTGTTTGCCGTGATGCATCTGGACATCGAGAAGACCACGGAGGCGTTGCTGCAGTATGTGGTGGCTCCTCTTATACTCCGTCGACAGGG TGAGGACATCAATGAGCCCCAATCGCTGGTGCTGGCCCGCCTGTGTGTCTACTGTATTATTTCCTGCCTGGAAGCCCGCAAGGGGAATGCCTCCTCAGCCTTGACGGCCATGAAGAAGCGTTCGAGATCGCACGACGAGGAGGAACTGGCGGCCAATGCGGCCAAAGTGCGCAAGGTGATTGGCGATGGTAGCGACAACTCCAGTGATTTCACGGATACATCTACAGCCGGTGCAGGATTCGGAGGTTTACTAGGATCGACATCCGCCACGGAATTGCGAACCACGCCACTCACGCTAAAAGAACCCCTGCAGACGAGCGTGCAGCACATTTTCGGAGTATTCGTGCAGTTTGTCAGCGGAGATGAATTGTCGCCCAAGGCCGTTTTCGTCTATCAGTTCATCTCGCTGCTGGTGGAGTGCGGCGGTGAGCGAGTGGCCCCCGTTCTTCGCCTGCTGCCCACCAGCCTGGTGCAGCAGCTTCTCAAGGTTCTCGTGACCGACGACATTCGCGTGGGACTGATCAGCAGACTCTACGACCTGCGATTGCAGGCGGGAAGGCAGTCGGCGGTGGCCGATTTGTGCCTGTGGCGGAACATGCAGATGGCCAGGCACAGCATACACCTGTGA
- the LOC138911812 gene encoding WD repeat domain phosphoinositide-interacting protein 2-like isoform X4, producing MMSLLGRPDVDAGEVFVNFNQNITSLAVATSGGYSLYSLGSVDSTLDKIYHTKSDELFLIERLFESSLVAIVSQRAPRKLKVCHFKKQSEICNYSYANTILAVKLNRERLIVCLEESLYIHNIQDMKVVHTIRDTPCNPQGLCALSSSSEHCYLAYPGSVTAGEVQIFDAINLHAKTMIPAHDTPLAALAFSPSGTEIATASERGTVIRVFSSQDGSRLFELRRGLKRCVSIVSLSFSTCAEYLVSSSNTETVHIFRLDRSATETAEGHGGKQSSDDWMGFLSKTVTSYLPTQVTDVFSQGRAFASVTLPEAGVRRMCAITTIQKQLRLLIASQDGYLYVYSIPTVEGAESQLIKRHDLRLEDHYAMDIKGLNSGVSIGGAAGVPPGGAGAGAATGGATGGGSDGKAAAPLSGGGGGDKPGGSYASAVKGDEPAGPSSASSA from the exons ATGATGAGCCTGCTCGGGCGCCCCGATGTGGATGCGGGCGAAGTGTTCGTCAACTTCAACCAGAACATAAC TTCCCTGGCCGTGGCCACCAGTGGCGGCTACAGCCTGTACAGCCTGGGCTCCGTGGACTCGACGCTGGACAAAATCTACCACACGAAGAGCGACGAGCTCTTCCTCATCGAGCGTCTGTTCGAGAGTTCCCTGGTGGCCATAGTTTCGCAGCGGGCGCCTCGCAAGCTGAAGGTGTGCCACTTCAAGAAGCAGAGCGAGATCTGCAACTACTCGTATGCGAACACAATTCTGGCGGTCAAGCTCAATCGCGAGCGATTGATTGTGTGCCTGGAGGAATCGCTGTACATTCACAATATCCAGGACATGAAGGTGGTGCACACCATTCGCGACACGCCGTGCAATCCGCAGGGCCTGTGCGccctctcctcctcctcggagcACTGCTATTTGGCCTATCCGGGCAGCGTAACCGCCGGCGAGGTTCAGATCTTCGATGCCATCAACTTGCACGCCAAGACCATGATTCCCGCTCACGACACACCGCTGGCGGCCCTGGCCTTCAGTCCCTCGGGCACGGAGATCGCCACGGCCAGCGAGAGGGGCACGGTGATCCGGGTATTTAGCTCCCAGGATGGCAGCAGGCTCTTTGAATTGCGACGCGGACTCAAGCGCTGTGTGTCCATCGTTTCGCTGTCGTTCAGCACGTGCGCCGAGTATCTGGTATCCAGCTCCAACACGGAGACGGTGCACATCTTCCGGCTGGATCGCAGTGCCACAGAGACGGCCGAGGGGCATGGCGGCAAGCAGTCGAGCGACGACTGGATGGG ATTCTTGAGCAAAACGGTCACCAGCTACCTGCCCACGCAGGTGACCGACGTGTTTAGCCAAGGTCGGGCCTTCGCCTCGGTCACTTTGCCGGAGGCGGGAGTGCGCAGGATGTGCGCCATAACCACGATACAGAAGCAGCTAAG ACTGCTGATTGCCTCGCAGGATGGGTACTTGTACGTGTACTCCATTCCCACCGTCGAGGGCGCCGAGAGCCAGCTGATAAAGAGGCACGACCTGCGGCTGGAGGACCACTACGCCATGGATATCAAAG GCCTGAACAGTGGCGTGAGCATCGGCGGAGCAGCCGGCGTTCCGCCCGGTGGTGCAGGTGCAGGTGCTGCTACAGGCGGAGCAACCGGCGGCGGAAGTGATGGCAAGGCGGCGGCTCCTCTTTCCGGTGGCGGTGGCGGGGACAAACCAGGCGGCTCCTATGCGTCGGCCGTGAAGGGGGACGAGCCCGCCGGtccctcctccgcctcctccgcttAG